The Accipiter gentilis chromosome 8, bAccGen1.1, whole genome shotgun sequence genomic sequence GCTCAATTTACACGCCCCTAGCTTTGAGTTCCTCCCATTTATATCCTGTGTTTCCTGGGTTTCTTACCTTTTGTATATTCTGTAATTCCAGCTGCACTTTCACAGTGCTGTCTAACTTCTGAATtgctgtgccgtgctcctgctcAGTCAGGCATcgctttttttgaaaaaaaaccaactttttgtTTTCGAGAGAATGCCCTTTAATgggaaattaaaaaggaaagcgTGAAAACGAGCCAACTTAGCTGAAATAATTGTTTCTTGAAAAGGTTTCAAGAGGATCACTTTGTGCAGGCAGAAGCAGATAGCTGCGAGACCCTTTGCCTTCTTTGCATGCCCCGGTTTGGGCCAGGAAAGGGAATAAATAGAAGCAGCAATGCAACGAGGTTTAGAAGTGCCTCCTTTTCCCCTGCCTGCAGGAGGGGAATCACTGTGGCCTTGGTGTGGGGTTAGCCCAGCAGGAAGGGTAAAGAGCAGCATCCATTCATAATGCTCGAGCCAGGAGCCGGCAATGGCTTTCTCCCAGGACACTTTTCCTCTGTGGACACCTGCAGCCAGAGAAGACCAGGAGTGTTTTGCTGGGGATGGGAAGAAGGGACTGGTGTTTCTGCTGATCCCTGGGCTATTTTATTTCCAGTTGATCGCACGCTGGCCAGTTGCCTGCTGCAGGACAGCATGGTGCGACGCGTGGCCGTTATTGGGGCCGGGGTCGGTGGGCTGGCCTCCATCAAGTGCTGCTTGGACGAGGGGCTGGAGCCCACCTGCTTTGAGAGGAGTGAGGACATCGGGGGGCTCTGGCGGTACACGGTCAGTGGGCTCTGCTTGTGCGGGGAGGATTGtccctgggttttttcccctcccttggaTGCCCTTTGCCTGCAGCAAAGAGGAAAGGGTGGCCATGCCCTCAGGGACCATCCCTGCCCCAGGCATGAGGGTGTCCCTAACTTCAAGGTGGAGAAGGAGTTGGAAGGAGCAGAAGCCATGGTCACCAGGTGCTAGTCCTGGTTTATTCCTTGGACCCAAAtacaaggaggaaaaatattcaaatacttCGGAGGGAGAAAGTCCTTCCCCACACACCTGCAAACGGCACTGCTGGCTTCACACAGGACTCCATGGATGGTGGGAGGATCAGCGTGTACCGCTCAGTCATCACCAACACCTCCAAGGAGATGTCCTGCTTCAGCGACTTCCCGTGTCCAGAGGATTTTCCCAGTTACCTACCCCATGGCCTTCTCCTGGAGTACTTTCGGATGTACAGCCGGCACTTTGACCTCCTGCGGCACATACGCTTCAGGGTGAGCAGGGACCACAAACACCATGGGGAGAAGAGCCATCAGTGGCTGCAGATACCAGGGCATTGCCGAGGTGGGATGGGAAAATGCCGGGTGTGATCCCATAGAAGACCATGTGCCTTTTGCAGCCTGAACACAGCCTTTTTGGCTCCATGTTTTAAATTAGGCTGCTCAAACATGGGCTGCCTGGTGCATCCCCTGCCTCAATACCGTCACCAGGGGAAAGGTGCAGGGTGGGATTTAATAGCTTCAGAGGTGACATGCAGCTCCCTGGGGACCCAGCCTGCTTGTGGCAGCCCCAGCCCTTTGCAGGCAGGTCCTCTGTGAAATGTGGCACAGTCCCTGACTGCTATTTCGTTGGGCTTTGGTGCAAGACGACAGTTCTCAGCGTAAGGAAGCGCCCAGATTTTGCCACCTCAGGCCAGTGGGAGGTGGTCACCGAGACCAACGGCATCCGGGAAGTGCACGTCTTTGATGCTGTCATGGTTTGCACTGGCCATTTCCAGGAGCCCTACTTACCATTGGCTTTTTTCCCAGGTAAGCCCTGCCTCAgcagtggggtgggctggggctgccccccaggGTTTCACCCAGCACCCATGGTTTCCCTTGactgcattttcctctgtgaGCCTGCCTGCTCCACGAAGCCCCCAtgctggggcaggcaggatcCTCATCCCATGGGAATGGTGGGGGGCATTCCCAGGAATGGGAAAAACACCTCGTAAAGATGCAGCCAGCCTCTTGCATGAGAATTTGCAAAGCAGGACTGAGCAGAGGAGGTGCAAGAGGGTGGCATCACCCGTGGAGCCAAGACATCCACGGGTTTCTCAGCTGCAGCGGTGGGAGGTGGAGGGTTGGGGGCTGCAGAGGGCCCGGGCATGAGACTGGGGCAAGCAAATGTATATGGCAATAGGATATGCTCCCTGCTCTCTGCCTAGGTATTGACACTTGCTTCAAAGGCCAGTACATCCACAGCCAGGAATACAAAGATGCGGAGGCTTTCCGGGGAAAGCGGGTCCTTGTGGTCGGCATTGGCAACACCGGTGGTGACCTCTCCGTGGAGCTGAGCCGCGTGGCTGCAAAGGTACAGCTCTGTGGTGGTGCCAAGTCCGGCCAAGGGACTACGTGAGCCAGTGGTCCACACGGAAAACTTTGCCCACTGGGTTTCTCGATAAATAGCACTTCAAATTAAGGGCAATCGAAGAAGTTCTGCAATTCCTGGAGAGTTTGGCCCGCCTGAGGTGTGGCCATTCAGCAGCTGTGGGAACTTTGCAGAAGCCACCATGAGCTGTTCGGTTTATCTGGACACCGGCTCCTTCCCTTGGGATACCCCTCTTGGCTCCCAAGTGCAGGAGATGGGATGGGCAAACTGGCAACTCCTCTGGGCAGGAGGCTGAGACCTGCCTTCTCCCCAGGTGTTCCTCAGCGCCAGGAGCAACACATGGGTGCTCAGCCGAGTCTCGGACCATGGCTTCCCGTTTGACATGGTCCACACCACCCGCTTCAACCATTTTCTTGACTGGTTTCTCCCATCAGCCATCACGAAGAGGATCAGGTTTCGGAAGTTCAATTCGCGGTTTAACCATGCGAACTATGGCTTGGCGTCCACCAAAAGGTGTTTTTTCTGACTATTTTGTGGTTTGTCAGGGGGGGTTTAATGGTGTGAattgttcaatttttaatttcaggGGATATTTGTGGAATAGCAAACCATTGGAGGGGAATTCTGGCCACAAAAGATCTTTCAGGTCCCTCTCAGATGCTAACATTGCTGTCCTCTTTTCCACCTGCAAGCTCCAACTTTAAGATAATTATCAACGAAGAGCTGCCATTTTGCCTCCTCTCTGGGACTGTTGTGTTGAAGCCAAAAGTGAGAAAGTTCACTGAAAGCTCTGCTGTTTTTGAAGATGGGACAACCGAAGAAAACATTGATGTGGTGCTCTTTGCCACGGGCTACTCCTTCTCGTTTGCCTTCCTCGAAGAGTCGGTTCGCAGCCTCTTCGACGATAATCGTTCCCTCTATAAACGCatcttccctccccagctggaAAAGCCAACGCTGGCCATCATTGGCTTAGTCCAGCTGACAGGCTCTGTGATGGTGGGAGCAGAAATGCAGGCTCGCTGGGTGACAGGGATCTTTGCAGGTGGGAGATGGGGTGCAGGGATGGGGGGATCTGCTGGGGTGGGAAGTTTGGGGCAGCCTGACCTGCTGTCCACAGAGCCTAGGGCATGTTTCGGCTTCTGCTGCAGTGCCCATGGTGGCCATGGGCATCAGTAGCACTTTAGCCTCTGCCCCCCGCAACAGCATTCCCATATCCCTGCTGTTCCACGCATGCTGCTGTAACGAGCCAGCACGAACACTCTCAGTAAAGGGGCTGGGAGCATGGGAAGGGGGTCAACTTTTCAGCTTAAGGTGCTGATGGAGGTCTCTGGTTTCTCTATTCTTCTCAGGCTGGAACAAGCTCCCTCCCACCAGCAAGATGATGGCCGATGTTTTGAAGAAGAAGCCGCCGGTCAAAAGGTGCATAATGCTCCTGCACTCAGGGTGCAATGGGCACCATGTGCCAGGATAACCCTAGGGAAAGGGTGGCCCTATGGCGGTCATGGGAGGGACCCACCTAGGACAACCAACTCTTCTTGGGTGCATTTATTCCCTCATCACCCATAGCGAGGTGGGGAAACGCTGTTGTGGGCCCTTTATGGATGATGGGCCAAGATACCAAGGGCACAGTGCTCTGGAGCAGTTTATGGCGAGACCCAGGACTTGCAGGTCCCCTCTGCCAGACCTCCAAGCCATGTCCTTATTCCCAGCACTTCAAGATGGAGGTGCAGTTTCCTCCAGACTAAGGGTGCCATCTCGTGGCTTCTCCCTCCCAAATCCAGGCAGCGGGGAGCGCTGGGGTCAGGGCCAAGCCCCATCCAGAAACCCTATTGGAACCAGGCAATGTGGGTGGGGGACAGTTTGGTGGCAGTTTTTGACAGGTCAAGATGAATATTAGACAAGGCTGGAACTTGTCTGTCGTGTACGTGGGAGCTAACGTCCTGCCTTGTCGGCTCTGGGATTTTACAGGAGGTCGAGACGTGTCCTCAATGCTATGGGACCGGTGATGTTGCAGTGCTGCcttgcagcagctttcaggaGCAAGGAGGGGACCTCAGGccaggcagggtgcaggctggGTTAGGTCTgccagcagggcagagctggctcaTAGGACACCGATGAAAATCTGGGACAAAACAGAGCCACGGGGATTGTCACCAGGAGACCTAGCGATTGCAGACACGATGATGTTACACAGAAATACAGGAGTCTGAGGTGCAACGGAGACAAACTCAAGGCTGCCCCAAATTTGCTGAAGCAGGTTCAGCACACGTCCTCCCTCCTGCGAGGGGGAGGAGACCTCAAGCAGAAAAATCCTGGAGGTCCCTCCCAGCACGGGAAGCTTTCTGTACCTCCCAGCTTTTCCCAGTCCCCTTGGCAGTCTCATCTGTGAATGTCTACTCCTCTACCTCTCAAAATCAGCCAAATCCACACCCGTCAACCTCGGGCGAGGACGTAGTGTGGATATTTGTGGCATTATAACAATGGCAGTATTATGCTAGAAGCATTTTTGAGGCTGTGACTAGGTTGCAGAGACAAAATAAGCTTCTGCCTATTCCCTGCCCCAGGTAACTGCTGGGGACCAACCCCACAGAGGCTCTTTCGGTGCCTTTAGGTTTATTTGGGGCTGAGGGAGCTCAGCCATGGAGACTGGGGCTTGGCCGATGTCTAAGCCCAGAGCTTTTGCTTTCCATGGAGCTGGGAACTGAGATGGGATGATGCTATTTGATTTTGTCTCTTTTATGTCCCATTGAAGGAATCCATCCGAGAGGGAGAATTTGAAGCTAAGTTTTATCAGCTACACTGATGAAATTGCTTCGTGTGCCGGCATAAAGCCCAGTGTGCTGAGGCTGCTCCTGACGGACCCCCGGCTGGCGCTGGCCATCTTCTTTGGCCCCTGCACACCCTACCAGTACCGACTGGTGGGACGGGGGAAGTGGAGTGGGGCCAGAGATGCCATCCTGACTCAGTGGCAGCGGACACTGAAGCCCTTGAGAACTCGGGTGGTGGATGACTCCTCCGATGGCTCTGACGCCTGGTGCTGGATGTGCCTCCTGGTCCTGCCGGTGGCTCTCACAGCAGGTTTCCTCCTTTCCAGACACCCCTGGCTGGGCTGGAGCCCTCGGGCAGGTCCCCAGCTGTAGAAGAAACCTGGTGAGACCCGGTCTCGGGCGAGCTGGGGACGGTGCGACGCTGTGCCGCTGCCGGGTGCTGTCAGCGGGACTGGAACAGGGCCAGTGCCGGCAGGAGCCCGGACCCCAGCGCTGTCGGGtgtccagcctcctcctgccgatGTTTCACACCCACCAAGGACCATACGGAGCGTTTACCCCAAACCTGCCGCAACCCGTGCCCGTGTTGCACCAGCACCAGGCTGGATCTCCACAAGGGCTTTTGGGAAGAGCCATTTTGGGACAGGCTGGTGTGCACAGGGCTAGCATTCCTCCCCCGCCTGCTCGAGCTTCCTCCATAAAATTTCAGCAAGACCCACACCACCTTGAGATTTTCTGAACCACTAACTGTAGAGATATTTGTATTTGCCTGGTAGCTTTGGGGACATGAAGTAGGGAGCCACAAATAAACCTCACGGATTTGGTCTTCTCTGATGGTGTTATTAATGGTTTATTATCCAGGGGGGGAGGGTCTCAAGTGGACCCAGTACCACGAgtagtggggaaggggagagcccTGTCCTAAGAAATCATATCTATACAGTGACAAATCCAGGTGGGCGAGCGTCGCCGCCATCGCCCAGGCAGCGGCAGGCTTGCAGAGAACCCTGAAGCCCACGGGGAGAAGGCCGACCCTCCCCACGCACCCGTGGGTGCCTTCATCTGGGGATTTTGCTGCAAACCCAGCGGACGGGCGCAGGACACTTGCACTGGGGCTGCAGCCACTCGCCTCCGGGAGAGCGTGTCCCCAGCCGTACCTCCCTCTCCTCCCGGCGGCAGCGGGCTCAGGGCGCTGCCGGTCCCCAcgcgtggggacggggacggggacggggacgggaacggggacgggaacgggaaggggcggccccgcccaccgccccgcgccgccagggggcgcgcCGGGcgccgcgcgcccgcccgcccgacTGCGGCACGGCGTGGCCACGTgagcggcggcgcgggggcggaGCCGGCGCGGGGGTGCGTGCGGgcgcgggcgcgcgcgcgcggcgcggcgcggtgaGGTCAGACGTCGTTGGCGCCGGCTTGGCCGCCCGCCATCTTGGCCCCTGTGTGGAAGCGGCTGAGGCGCGGCGTCGCGGCGCCGGGAGCGGCAGCGGCCTCGCCGTGTCCGGGAGCCCCCCGGGGAGGGCCGGAGCGCCGGCCCAGCCACGCTGTGCGCCAGGTAAGCGGTGGCGCTTCCGCCTTTCGCAGCGCCCCGCGGGCCTGCGGAGCGGACCGGCGCCGGGAGGAGCGGGCGGCGAGCGGCCTGCGCCGCATGGCCCCGGGCGGGGGCGGCTTCCGCCcggcctggcggcggcggcggcaggcccGCGGCCGGCGGCGAAGGGGGCGCCTCCGGGGGCCGGTACCACCGctgcccgccgcggccgggcggagGAAGGCGGCGCGGCGCTGGGCCcgcggcgggcaggcaggcaggccggccGGGCTGCCCCGCGCCGCTGGGCCGCGCCGCACCACACCGCATCGCCGcgccgcccggggccggccgcGCCCCGCGGTGGGCACAGCGCCGGGCCTCGCCCGGGGGTGGCGGGAGGGGGGCTGCCGCGGTGGGGGCGGCTGAGGGCCGCTCTTGCGGGCATGCTGCTTGTTTCTCCCGCCCTCCCTTCTGTCCCCCGTCGTCGTCGTCCTCCCCCGCCCTTTCCTTTTTAACGGCTGCAGGTCTCTCTCTCTAGGGAGATTGCTGGAGAAATGTGCGGTTCCGTTCGTGCGTTTGCGCTCACTTTGTGGCTGTGATTCTTCCTCCAGAAacgcgggggggaggggagcccTTTCTTACGGGATGCTGGAGGCACATGCAGGGCACGGCGCTTCGTTTTTCTAACTCTGAAATATTCATCCGCAGTTCTTGAGTTGTACAGTAAAAGGTTGTTCCTGGGTTGTTTGATGTGTAACTGAGTGAAATACCGTTCAGGAAGATAATATTTCTGCTCCTAGTGACAAGATTTGTAGGAGTGGGGTGAGCAGTCAGGGGTGTTCTTATTGATAGCGCTTGAAGGATGGTGAGAGCATGGTTAGATGACACGGCTAAAATTCAGGCAGCTAGTCTGCAGTGGGCATAATGCAGTGGGCATAACGAGAGCCATCACCGAGGGATGCAGGGATTGAAGATCTTGGGGGTAAAGATGGCCCAGATAGTTTCTGGTTTAGCCCTCCCCTTTATGGGGAAGGGGAGCGTGCATGAGAGTGTGGTGCTGGGCATTGAATGGgctattttgttttttctgtttctttcctttctgcgtCTCTCGTGTTTTGTAAGCTTGTTCCTTTGTGAAACGTCTTGAATTCAGTATCATTGTGGAAAGACCATTTTTCCTTGTTGCTCTTTGATTGCTGGGGTCAGATGGGTACATTACTAGAAGTTAGCATAATTTCCAGTGGAATGACCAGGactttttaatagttttgtttcttctgcagtgaGCCATCAGGCCTACCAGTTGTCTGAAGAGCTCTGCTCAGACAAGAAACTGCTTTTGAAGGGGGGAGGAAACAGGACGTGATCTCATTTGTCCATCAGTGAGAAACAAAAGGATTACCGTTTAATACTGACTGCCAGGATCTGAGTGGCTGTCAATTTTCTTTGAATTATGTAGTCTAGAGGACTCTTTTTCAGTGTTAATTTCGGGGTGTTTTAGTGCAACTCTGCTGCAGTCTCCTTGGGACTAAGGAATCTCAAAGTTTTGGGAGTTATTTGAACTTGGTGAATGTTCAGTGATAGGCAATTTGTGCCTCAGGATATTGTGCTCATTGCGTGGGGAGTATGACCACTTTGGTGGAGATGTGTGCTTAAGAGGTGGCTGTTTAACCCGAAGTGAGAACTTCGTTCTCTTGTAGGCCAGGGCTTGTGTGTGGAGACTAGGATTATGGCCTCTATGTGTGTGTCTGTCACCTAGAACTCTGCATTAGTGTATATATGTTTTCTGCATAAAGTTGATTGCTTTGGTAAATAATAGCTTGTAAAATATGTATAAATCAATGCGCAGTCACTTCTGTGAGTTTTGCTAATGTAAATATTCTGTCTCTTTGCAGTTTAGTAGCAATTTATAATTTCTTTACTCTCATTTAGATTTCATAACAGGAACCCTAGCTTTTTGTAGAGCAAAGTAGTTAGTCTATGGTTTTAACGTGGTTGCTGGAATCCTTGTTCGATGGTACACATTTATGGTATGCATCTTCTGTAGGTCCTATTTCCCCACATCCTGAAGTCTACTAGGGAAAGTGAAACAGGCCACAACTAGCAAGGAAATGATGCAGTTCGGAAGGGAGCTCTTGTGTAGGCTTTGTTCTGTCTGAATGAATGCTATATGTCAATTAAGAGAAAGAATGTAAGTCAAAGCAGTGGGTATGTGGTATGGGGTTGACTTCAGCCAGGTGTCCTAAGTTACTGAAAGTGCAAGCTCTTTGTTCCAGAATATTTTCCTGGCTAACTAACGGGAGTGATGTGGAAGTGGATAAAGGGTGGAAGATGTAGTTTAAATGCCATATAAGCATGGTGTGGATAAGAGGCTTAGAtgtgaagataaaaagaaaaaggtagctcTTGCAGAAGAATTAAACCCTTGCATAGTGTAGCACACTGGAGATGTGAGCGAAGAAAAAACGTTCGTTTTCCTTCAGTTGGAGGAAGAGTGGGACATCTTCAGAGGCTGTATACAGTaatggagggtttggggggcggggggaacccaACTCCACCCTGAAAATGCACCACCTTTCCACTAGTTGGGGATGGATGTTGGGCTTGTAATGACGGGACTGCCAGTGGTGTTTTACTGGTAGAACCAGTTCATCTTCTGTAGGAAATTTTTTCTTTGCTCAGCTTCAtgccctctctttttttttgggggggggggggtctgggtttCACAAAACCCTGCAGAAACTTCACATGGGTGAAAGCAggtgtaaaaataaaagctgaaatttgtgtgaggaggtgggaggaaaTAATACTCTGTGTGTGTTGGTGAAACGAAAACGGAGGGCACAGAAGtcttaaaaaatgcataaagagTAGAGGAAGATGAAGTCCTAATAAAAATCAGATGAAGACAGCTTTTATGTCTATGAAGAACAGGCTAACAGAAATAGACTGTTTTTATTACAAATACCTCAACCATTACATAACATTCTAACTAAATGCTAACGAACTAGTCTGTTACAGATTGCAAACATGTATTAAAGGGAAAAGCTGTGTATCGTTCCCATTGTTCATGTTTTGATGTATCTGACACTGTCCTGATTAACAGTAAAATTATAGTGCAGAATCAATGTTATATAGCTTCAGTCCGAAGTATGATGGTGATGTGGGCTATACTTTCAGGGGCTTACAGCATGAGACAGGAATTACTGCACTCAGTGTTCAGGTACATCAAATGCACAAGTAGTGCCTAAAGAACTGTGGCATCGCCTGATGCTGGGTTACTGAGAGAAGAAGGGTCTATTAAATATCTCTATAAATCAATGTACAGCTGATTTCTAAGTGAAATGGCAGCTCCACTCAATTTTTAGTTAGTTGGGAGGCAAGATGTAGTTAATAATGCTCAGAGGTATCAAATGGTTTTTCATAGTAAAACCAGCAATGGCTACGTTGCCCATTTTTTGCTGCACTGCTTGCTTAAGCTAGCAAATCAAACTTTATCTGCTTAGAAAAGCAAACCTTTTCAGGCTGTCCTCATTAAATCATGTAAACAGCTACAGCTTGTTCTAAAATTAATACTTTGTAAGCACGTGACCTTAATATTCCTAGGTTTTAGTGCTTGTAAATTTTAACTTATAATTTAAAACTATGACTGTACACTTAAATTGTATTTTCTGGAGTAATAGTTTAAGTTATTCTTGgcaaaagaaacattatttaacTGATTTGAATCTTCAACTAAGCTGGAAGTGCAGGaacatcttcattttgttttagaaGCCAATGCTTTTCTCCCAATTTAAGACTTGATATGCTTTAGGACTTAATATATTTCCTCTGTTTCAAAGTAACCATGTGTTCCACTGGAGGACCTCACTGTCTTTAGATCaatgctttcattttgcaaaaaataaattattctatttACAGGGCTTGTTTTATAATAGTGTTTAGGACAGTCTGTGCTTCCTGTACAAGTGTATCCAGGTGTATATATAGGTGCACAGTAGAAGTGTTCTAGTGAGGAGGaacaataacattttcttttgctaatgtgTGTAAATAGTCAGTAGGAAAGATGTGTTCTAGTAAAAAAACTTGCCTTTGGCTTGTGACATAGCTACTTGGTTAATTTCCTGGAGTCATCTTGATTAGGAGATGTTTTTCATGCCACAAATCAAGCTACCAGCATGGACAGAGCTTCATAGTATGAAGTTAGTTTTGGATAAAGAAAAGTTTCTTGAAAAGTATTTTGGTAATGTATTGAGCCTTAAGTATTTACCTACTGCATCTTGAAAGCAGAGTGTCAAGAGAACACATGGCGTCATGGTGTTCTAAGCAGAATAAAAAGGGAACCAAGAGCAACTGAAGATGTTAAATTTCATCTGTAGCCATTTGGCAGATGCAAGTTTACTTCCCTGGAAAATGGGTTCTGTAATGCTGAAAAGCAGATATGTAAAGCTGGGTATGCTGATAAGGCTTTTCTAATTTAgctcctcatcttttttttttcttctctttttttaacaagaCATGATTGAATCCAGTCTAAAGCAGAGGGCTGAAGTTGACCCTTAGTGTAATTAACCAGTGTTGTCCAGAACTGTTGTCAGTGTGGTTTTTGCAGCTGCATCTCTTACATGCTGAGCATTCCTTCAGTGAGGAAGGAGATGGTCTCTATTCCAAGAAAGTAGTGAGTCACAGGGAAAAACATGTAACCAGAGATCTGGAGGATAACAGGCACCAGGTAAGAGAGACTGTTTGTGAGCAGCTATGAGCTGTCTCCAAGCTGGACCAGACCAAGGAGCAAATTCTACCACCTTTGTATGCAGGGgagtgaagttttttttttattgatgctGTCAATGGTGTATTATAAGCTGGTACATTTGGCAGCCCTGGCTCTCACTCTCGCAGTGGGGCTATCTTAAAAGCCTTAAAAACAAATATGCTGTAACATCTCTTAATACAGaggagaaattattattttttatgtacaTGAACCACGTTAGGTATATGGTAGGAGTTACAGGCAACACAATTTAGGTGTTGAGCAAGGTGGGAAGTTTTGAAGGTGGTGACAAGTAGCTTAAGTCATTACATAACTGATGAGAGTaactgttttgaattttttttatcatGATAAGGTCATATACAACTCTCTATAAAATTGTTTATTCTGTAGATTCCTGTAGTTGATGAGTGTACTTCCATCTTCAGGTTGGACCCTTCAAAAACAAAAGTGTCTTAAAGTGAACAGAAAAGAGTTGGAAAAAATAGCTAGAGAAGAGAGAATTCATTTTGGCACATATATtctaaagagaaattaaaatctttaagGATGTAGCCCTAGGGTGATTCTTGTGCACTtccaaaatattctgaaaaagctCACAAATCGAAGAGCTTGCCTGAACATTATTTCAAAGCAACATCTAACtgatttctgaagtaaaaaaccTTAGATGTAACTATTCATGTTACTTAGAGACTGATCTATGAATAGGGGCTTTGGAAAAACAAGTTTTGTATAAAAAACTTTTACTTATTTGCAGCTGAGGTCAGGGATACTTAAAGATGTAGAAGGGTATGATGTGGAGAGAAATCCACTGCTCAAAGTGCGTTGTGGTTCCTTGGGAAGAGTGCTGAAACTAAGTGTCGCTTCCTCTGTCAAGAAATGTTAATTATTACAGTGGGGCTTGGAAATTGTGGTAAAGAAGCAGGAAATGGAAGTCTTGAAAAAGATTCTTTGAGTTATTCCCACCAAGGAATGGCTTTACGTTTGTCTCTTAAACTGACCTGCCCTCTTCCACTGTCCAGTTGAACATGGGGTGGGTGGAAAGGGTTGGAAATATGCCACCGGTTTAAATGGCATTGTTTCAGAGTTTGTAATAAAGTGCAAGGGCTTTTGCAGTAAGAGTattaaaatgaaagggaaaaatgaaacagtGAAGAGCTGAGTAATTTTATATGGCTGCAACTTCTGCTGGTCATCTGTTGGGAACCTGGTCTGTTATCATGTACCTATCGATTATCTTTCATCAGCTTCCTAAAAGGAAGTGTTTTGTGCCAAACACTGTGACTGACTTACGGAGTCACCTCTTGTTCAGCTCAGCTGTTGTTTTCTGCTAACTTATGCCAGACAGCCACCTGCAGAGGAACAGATCCTGAGCAGTGTTCAGCCTGCAGCTGGAGTCAGATCTGCTGAAGTGCAGCTGGAAGGGAACTGCAGCTCGCTGTTACTCTGTATGTCTAGAAATAAGAGGACATCCAGTAATACGTAGAGACTTCTTGCTCATACCTTTTTTGCTGTAGGGTGCAAGCAGTTCTGCTTCCTTTATTCTTGCAAATGGATCTTCAAATCCACCATCATCACCAGTTCTGATTATTCTTTCTGTGCAACTAAATCTAAATGTACCAAGTGCGGAGAAGTGCCAACCATTTTAATAGTTTCAGCACTCTCATTTGAAAGTACATGGGAACATCTGTATGTCACCCATTGTGTAGCTTCTTTTGCAGCCCCACTGTGGACTACCCTTTTGCTCCCCTGTTCTCAGCCTGACAGACCAACCGCTACTCAGGATGCCACTAAGGAGACTCCCCATGTCTCTTTCTGTGTGCGTGGGGATAATGGGCGTGCTAgtacttttgccttttcaggctTCTGTTGGACGGCATGATGCAGTTGAGCAAGAAACAAAGTGGTACTCGTGACAGTGTGCTAAgtgcatttgtaatttttttaagggaCTGTGTTCTTAAACATTAACAGATGCCTTTA encodes the following:
- the LOC126042338 gene encoding dimethylaniline monooxygenase [N-oxide-forming] 4-like isoform X1, with product MLEPGAGNGFLPGHFSSVDTCSQRRPGVFCWGWEEGTGVSADPWAILFPVDRTLASCLLQDSMVRRVAVIGAGVGGLASIKCCLDEGLEPTCFERSEDIGGLWRYTDSMDGGRISVYRSVITNTSKEMSCFSDFPCPEDFPSYLPHGLLLEYFRMYSRHFDLLRHIRFRTTVLSVRKRPDFATSGQWEVVTETNGIREVHVFDAVMVCTGHFQEPYLPLAFFPGIDTCFKGQYIHSQEYKDAEAFRGKRVLVVGIGNTGGDLSVELSRVAAKVFLSARSNTWVLSRVSDHGFPFDMVHTTRFNHFLDWFLPSAITKRIRFRKFNSRFNHANYGLASTKSSNFKIIINEELPFCLLSGTVVLKPKVRKFTESSAVFEDGTTEENIDVVLFATGYSFSFAFLEESVRSLFDDNRSLYKRIFPPQLEKPTLAIIGLVQLTGSVMVGAEMQARWVTGIFAGWNKLPPTSKMMADVLKKKPPVKRNPSERENLKLSFISYTDEIASCAGIKPSVLRLLLTDPRLALAIFFGPCTPYQYRLVGRGKWSGARDAILTQWQRTLKPLRTRVVDDSSDGSDAWCWMCLLVLPVALTAGFLLSRHPWLGWSPRAGPQL
- the LOC126042338 gene encoding dimethylaniline monooxygenase [N-oxide-forming] 4-like isoform X2, whose amino-acid sequence is MGVKVSGAGAAASCPDFSLSFKSAARETRSKVRPKPEQRRHGTALQVDRTLASCLLQDSMVRRVAVIGAGVGGLASIKCCLDEGLEPTCFERSEDIGGLWRYTDSMDGGRISVYRSVITNTSKEMSCFSDFPCPEDFPSYLPHGLLLEYFRMYSRHFDLLRHIRFRTTVLSVRKRPDFATSGQWEVVTETNGIREVHVFDAVMVCTGHFQEPYLPLAFFPGIDTCFKGQYIHSQEYKDAEAFRGKRVLVVGIGNTGGDLSVELSRVAAKVFLSARSNTWVLSRVSDHGFPFDMVHTTRFNHFLDWFLPSAITKRIRFRKFNSRFNHANYGLASTKSSNFKIIINEELPFCLLSGTVVLKPKVRKFTESSAVFEDGTTEENIDVVLFATGYSFSFAFLEESVRSLFDDNRSLYKRIFPPQLEKPTLAIIGLVQLTGSVMVGAEMQARWVTGIFAGWNKLPPTSKMMADVLKKKPPVKRNPSERENLKLSFISYTDEIASCAGIKPSVLRLLLTDPRLALAIFFGPCTPYQYRLVGRGKWSGARDAILTQWQRTLKPLRTRVVDDSSDGSDAWCWMCLLVLPVALTAGFLLSRHPWLGWSPRAGPQL
- the LOC126042338 gene encoding dimethylaniline monooxygenase [N-oxide-forming] 4-like isoform X3; this translates as MDGGRISVYRSVITNTSKEMSCFSDFPCPEDFPSYLPHGLLLEYFRMYSRHFDLLRHIRFRTTVLSVRKRPDFATSGQWEVVTETNGIREVHVFDAVMVCTGHFQEPYLPLAFFPGIDTCFKGQYIHSQEYKDAEAFRGKRVLVVGIGNTGGDLSVELSRVAAKVFLSARSNTWVLSRVSDHGFPFDMVHTTRFNHFLDWFLPSAITKRIRFRKFNSRFNHANYGLASTKSSNFKIIINEELPFCLLSGTVVLKPKVRKFTESSAVFEDGTTEENIDVVLFATGYSFSFAFLEESVRSLFDDNRSLYKRIFPPQLEKPTLAIIGLVQLTGSVMVGAEMQARWVTGIFAGWNKLPPTSKMMADVLKKKPPVKRNPSERENLKLSFISYTDEIASCAGIKPSVLRLLLTDPRLALAIFFGPCTPYQYRLVGRGKWSGARDAILTQWQRTLKPLRTRVVDDSSDGSDAWCWMCLLVLPVALTAGFLLSRHPWLGWSPRAGPQL